The Carnobacterium sp. 17-4 genome has a window encoding:
- a CDS encoding aldo/keto reductase, with protein MSEPLVESIELYNGVKIPKLGLGLFLMKNEAELVDAVKYAVEVGYRHFDTAKIYGNEKYLARGLKEAGIKREEVFITSKVWNYDQGYEQTKVAFQESLDLLNTDYLDLYLIHWAAPKYVETWKAIVELYEEGKIKAIGVSNFQIHHLEELKNQGLMQPMINQIETHPEFPQNELHEYMKANGIIHEAWGPLGQGKSDLLNHPILLEIGQKYFKTPAQVIIRWHLERGEVVIPKSVHENRILENSDVFNFSLTTEEIEQINSLETGIRYGSDPDDQERLLETSIRPV; from the coding sequence ATGAGTGAACCGTTAGTAGAAAGCATTGAATTATACAATGGAGTTAAAATTCCTAAATTAGGTTTAGGTTTGTTTTTAATGAAAAATGAAGCTGAATTAGTGGATGCTGTTAAATATGCAGTTGAAGTAGGCTACCGTCATTTTGATACAGCTAAAATTTATGGCAATGAAAAATATTTAGCTCGTGGTTTAAAAGAAGCTGGGATTAAAAGAGAAGAAGTATTTATTACTTCTAAGGTATGGAATTACGATCAAGGTTATGAACAAACAAAAGTAGCATTCCAAGAAAGTTTAGACCTTTTAAACACAGATTATTTAGATTTGTATTTAATTCACTGGGCTGCTCCAAAATATGTTGAAACATGGAAAGCCATTGTTGAATTGTATGAAGAAGGAAAAATCAAAGCAATTGGAGTGTCTAACTTCCAAATTCATCACCTTGAAGAACTTAAAAATCAAGGGTTGATGCAACCAATGATCAACCAAATTGAAACACATCCAGAATTCCCACAAAATGAATTGCATGAATACATGAAGGCAAATGGCATCATTCATGAAGCATGGGGTCCTTTAGGCCAAGGGAAATCTGACCTACTAAACCATCCAATACTATTGGAAATCGGTCAAAAGTATTTCAAGACTCCTGCACAAGTGATTATCCGTTGGCATTTAGAACGAGGAGAAGTTGTTATTCCAAAATCAGTTCATGAAAATCGTATTTTAGAAAATAGCGATGTATTCAACTTTTCTTTGACAACAGAAGAGATAGAACAAATTAATTCATTAGAAACTGGAATAAGATATGGCAGTGATCCTGATGACCAGGAAAGATTATTAGAAACTTCCATTAGACCAGTATAA
- a CDS encoding phosphoglucomutase — MESEFNLASLQNGSDIRGIAIKTSDHDITLTNENIEKIAYGYAVWLKEVKQLAIEDEKKPVTVSVGHDSRLSADRIKAVFIEGLNNAGIDVVDVGLSTTPAMFMSTQYDSYKCDGAVMITASHLPFEYNGLKFFTKDGGAEHEDIDFILQQADWENVTWENNQGKVSEAPLLNDYAKDLVTKIRIGINDKDHYEKPLTGRHIVVDAGNGAGGFFAEKVLVPLGADISGSQYLDPDGHFPNHIPNPDNKEAMKSIQEAVLQYKADMGVIFDTDVDRSALVDRKGDTLNRNNLIAVISAILIKENPSTTIVTSSATSEHLKTFITSLGGKQDRYITGYRNVINRAIQLNKEGVTTSLAIETSGHAALQENYFLDDGAYLVAKILMADANLKKEGKDFSDLITTLKQPVETDEVRFKILPEDIHATGKKVMEDFSRFIEKESDLSIELANLEGVRVNTSGQYGIGWMLLRMSLHEPLLVLNLESDQAGSIKKLREKMKDFFYEQVDLDSSRL, encoded by the coding sequence ATGGAGTCTGAATTTAATTTAGCTTCGTTGCAAAATGGATCTGACATTCGTGGGATAGCCATAAAAACGTCAGACCATGATATAACATTAACAAATGAAAACATTGAAAAAATTGCTTATGGATATGCTGTATGGCTAAAAGAAGTAAAGCAATTAGCTATAGAGGATGAAAAGAAGCCAGTGACCGTTTCTGTAGGTCATGACAGCCGGTTGTCAGCTGATCGGATTAAAGCAGTCTTCATAGAAGGGCTGAATAACGCAGGAATAGATGTTGTAGATGTAGGACTTTCTACCACACCTGCAATGTTTATGTCTACGCAATATGACTCATACAAATGTGATGGTGCCGTTATGATAACGGCTAGTCATTTGCCATTTGAATACAATGGATTAAAATTTTTCACAAAAGACGGTGGAGCGGAACACGAAGATATCGACTTTATTCTGCAACAGGCAGATTGGGAAAATGTTACTTGGGAAAACAATCAAGGAAAAGTTTCAGAAGCTCCCTTGCTGAATGATTATGCGAAAGATTTGGTAACTAAAATTCGAATAGGAATCAATGATAAAGATCATTATGAAAAACCGTTAACCGGTCGTCATATTGTTGTGGATGCAGGAAATGGAGCTGGAGGTTTTTTTGCTGAGAAAGTACTGGTTCCGTTAGGTGCTGATATCAGTGGCAGCCAATATTTAGATCCAGATGGTCATTTTCCTAATCATATTCCAAATCCTGATAATAAAGAAGCGATGAAGAGTATTCAAGAAGCTGTTCTGCAATATAAAGCAGATATGGGCGTTATTTTTGATACAGATGTAGATCGTTCAGCCTTAGTTGACCGTAAAGGTGACACGCTGAATCGAAACAATTTAATTGCTGTTATTTCAGCTATTTTGATAAAAGAAAACCCAAGTACGACAATTGTGACAAGTTCAGCTACTTCAGAACATCTAAAAACGTTTATCACGTCTTTAGGAGGCAAACAAGACCGTTACATTACAGGGTATCGGAATGTAATCAATCGTGCGATTCAATTGAATAAAGAAGGTGTAACAACCAGCTTGGCTATTGAAACAAGCGGACATGCTGCACTCCAAGAAAATTATTTTTTAGATGATGGTGCATACTTAGTTGCAAAAATATTAATGGCCGATGCGAATTTGAAAAAAGAAGGAAAAGACTTCTCAGATTTGATCACAACTTTAAAACAACCCGTTGAAACGGATGAAGTACGGTTTAAAATTTTGCCAGAAGATATTCATGCGACTGGTAAGAAGGTTATGGAAGATTTCAGTCGTTTTATTGAGAAAGAAAGCGATCTGTCAATTGAACTTGCCAATTTAGAAGGTGTACGCGTAAACACCTCTGGACAATATGGTATTGGGTGGATGTTGTTGCGTATGAGTTTACATGAACCTTTACTGGTTTTGAATCTCGAGAGCGATCAAGCTGGGTCCATTAAAAAGTTAAGAGAAAAAATGAAAGACTTTTTTTATGAACAAGTTGACTTAGATTCGTCTCGCTTGTAA
- the argR gene encoding arginine repressor, with translation MKKSNRQLAIKQIITNHDIATQEELLHYLKQEGVEATQATISRDIKEMHLVKTTSSNGNVKYTIFQNNRMSNEEKLQSTLGDVVIRLTQVQFTNVLMTIPGNAHVVAALLDAIDFPEMVGTVGGNDTCLIISKDEEEAKKMHEYLKRWIEA, from the coding sequence ATGAAAAAATCAAATCGACAATTAGCAATCAAACAAATTATCACAAATCACGATATTGCTACACAAGAAGAGTTGTTGCATTATCTCAAACAAGAAGGGGTTGAGGCTACACAAGCAACCATTTCAAGAGATATCAAAGAAATGCATTTAGTAAAAACAACGTCATCCAATGGTAACGTTAAGTATACGATATTCCAAAACAATCGAATGTCTAATGAAGAAAAGTTACAATCTACATTAGGAGATGTTGTGATTCGATTGACCCAAGTACAGTTTACGAATGTATTGATGACTATACCGGGTAATGCGCATGTGGTGGCTGCATTGTTAGATGCCATTGATTTTCCAGAAATGGTTGGTACTGTAGGCGGCAATGACACTTGTTTAATTATTTCAAAAGATGAAGAAGAAGCTAAAAAAATGCATGAGTATTTAAAAAGATGGATCGAAGCGTAA
- the argS gene encoding arginine--tRNA ligase → MDYKLGVAQALKEQIGDALPIEKIVSLLENPKSAEHGDIAFPAFALAKAFRKAPQQIATDLGETVNSPIVEKIEVVGPYLNFFLNKKEVSSAVLKEILEKGPHYGDAEIGGNRNVPIDMSSPNIAKPISMGHLRSTVIGNSLANILTKVGFNPIKINHLGDWGTQFGKLIVGYKLWGSEEAVKNDPIVELLRLYVKFHEEAEEKPELDDEAREWFKKLEDGDQEAQRLWKWFREESLKEFNHVYERLDITFDSFDGEAFYNDKMQEVMDLLEEKNVLSVNDGATIVDLEKYNLNPALIKKSDGATLYITRDLAAAIYRKRTYDFAMSLYAVGNEQSHHFKQLKAVLKEMGYDWADDMHHIPFGLITQGGKKLSTRKGKIVLLEEVLDDAVASALEQIEEKNTDLPNKEIIADQVGIGAVVFHDLKNDRLNNFDFTIEEVVRFEGETGPYVQYTRARAMSIIRKSGIAGIDTTADYPLDDAYSWEIIKLLESYPDDVQRAYEKFEPSVIAKHAIHLAQAFNKYYANSKVLADDAQKPARLALVQSVATILKEDLRLLGVQAPDQM, encoded by the coding sequence ATGGATTATAAATTAGGTGTTGCACAAGCTTTAAAAGAGCAAATTGGTGATGCATTACCAATTGAAAAAATTGTCAGCTTATTAGAAAACCCGAAATCTGCAGAACATGGTGATATTGCGTTCCCAGCCTTTGCTTTAGCAAAAGCTTTTCGTAAAGCGCCACAACAAATTGCAACTGATTTAGGAGAAACGGTTAATTCGCCTATTGTTGAAAAAATTGAGGTTGTTGGACCCTATCTAAACTTCTTTTTAAACAAAAAGGAAGTTAGTTCTGCCGTATTAAAAGAAATTCTAGAAAAAGGTCCTCACTATGGCGATGCTGAGATTGGTGGAAACAGAAATGTTCCCATTGATATGTCATCACCCAACATTGCCAAACCCATTTCAATGGGCCACTTACGCTCAACCGTTATCGGAAATTCTTTAGCAAATATCCTAACAAAAGTAGGCTTTAATCCCATTAAAATCAATCACCTTGGTGACTGGGGAACTCAATTTGGGAAATTGATTGTCGGTTATAAACTTTGGGGCAGCGAAGAAGCTGTAAAAAATGATCCGATTGTCGAACTTTTACGCTTATATGTAAAATTCCATGAAGAAGCAGAAGAAAAACCTGAATTAGATGACGAAGCTCGCGAATGGTTCAAAAAATTAGAAGATGGCGATCAAGAAGCTCAACGACTATGGAAATGGTTCCGTGAAGAGTCACTTAAAGAATTTAACCATGTCTACGAACGCCTAGATATTACTTTTGATTCTTTTGATGGTGAAGCTTTCTATAACGACAAAATGCAAGAAGTTATGGACTTACTGGAAGAAAAAAATGTATTATCCGTGAATGACGGTGCTACTATCGTTGATTTAGAAAAATACAACTTAAATCCAGCATTAATCAAAAAATCTGATGGAGCAACGTTATACATTACGCGTGATTTAGCTGCAGCCATCTATCGTAAACGTACGTATGATTTCGCAATGTCTTTATACGCTGTCGGTAATGAACAAAGCCACCACTTCAAACAATTAAAAGCTGTGTTAAAAGAGATGGGTTATGACTGGGCAGACGATATGCACCACATTCCATTTGGTTTGATTACACAAGGCGGCAAAAAATTGTCTACTCGTAAAGGAAAAATCGTTTTACTTGAAGAAGTTTTAGATGACGCTGTTGCTTCTGCACTTGAACAAATTGAAGAAAAAAATACAGATTTGCCAAATAAAGAAATCATTGCTGATCAAGTTGGTATTGGTGCTGTTGTCTTCCATGATTTAAAAAATGATCGCTTAAATAATTTTGACTTTACTATTGAAGAAGTTGTTCGTTTTGAAGGAGAAACGGGTCCTTATGTACAATACACAAGAGCTCGCGCAATGAGTATCATAAGAAAATCAGGGATTGCTGGAATCGATACAACTGCTGACTATCCTTTAGATGATGCTTATAGCTGGGAAATTATCAAATTGCTAGAAAGCTACCCAGATGATGTTCAACGTGCCTATGAAAAATTTGAACCTTCTGTTATCGCTAAACACGCTATTCATTTAGCTCAAGCGTTCAATAAATACTATGCAAACAGTAAAGTACTTGCTGACGATGCTCAAAAACCTGCTCGTTTAGCACTTGTTCAATCTGTTGCAACAATTCTAAAAGAAGATTTAAGATTATTAGGTGTTCAAGCACCTGATCAAATGTAA
- a CDS encoding acyl-CoA thioesterase — translation MNEKRLVKRCRESLVVQTHSIFPNQLNNHGTLFGGELMSMLDVAASIAVTRHARTQSVTASTDSVDFLHPIQRNDAITIEAYVSGVGKSSVEVFCKVIGENLLTGEQYLAVTAFLTFVAFKTDKNKAIVPLIEPETEEELFICNGYEERNKNRFIKREFNKQFSQKITLTNSWMDED, via the coding sequence ATGAATGAAAAAAGACTTGTAAAAAGATGTCGCGAATCATTAGTGGTTCAAACTCATAGTATCTTCCCAAATCAATTAAACAATCACGGAACATTATTTGGAGGAGAACTTATGAGCATGCTGGATGTTGCAGCTTCGATAGCCGTGACCAGACATGCTCGTACACAATCCGTAACAGCTTCAACGGATTCAGTAGATTTTCTGCATCCAATTCAACGAAATGATGCTATTACTATTGAAGCCTATGTTTCAGGTGTTGGAAAATCATCTGTAGAAGTTTTTTGTAAAGTTATTGGAGAAAATTTACTTACTGGAGAACAATATTTAGCGGTCACAGCCTTTTTAACATTTGTGGCATTTAAAACCGATAAAAATAAAGCAATCGTGCCTCTAATCGAACCTGAAACTGAAGAAGAATTATTTATCTGCAATGGGTACGAAGAACGGAATAAAAATCGCTTTATTAAAAGAGAATTCAACAAACAATTTTCTCAAAAGATTACATTGACGAACTCTTGGATGGATGAAGATTAA
- a CDS encoding thiolase family protein, which translates to MPRFKTDDPIVIVGAARTPIGAYLGGVKTVPTGELGAVALKEAIKRAGLTSEEIDEVIAGQAMGTQEESNIGRVIGLKAGLRHQSTGMTVNRICGSGIQSAISAVQELMTMDVNFIAAGGVESLSRSEYYLPLESRWEGFKAGNFNIIDANLALHMHAQPNAQYPEVHHMGDTAEKIAEMYTITREEQDTYAMDSQRKAAQAIESGRLAQEIIPVEVKGRKGSITVIDADEHPRPGTNMESLARLKPAFRKDGKGTITAGNASGLNDGAAFEIFTKASVAKERGLDVMAKIVDFAVAGCDPNVMGLGPVYAINKVLAQNNLTLEDIDILEINEAFSAQILGCMKELGIEPGSKLYKRLNPNGGAVALGHPLGMSGARIITSLCYEFKNHPEKKYAIASACIGGGQGIALLLENGSV; encoded by the coding sequence ATGCCAAGATTTAAAACTGATGATCCCATTGTAATTGTTGGAGCAGCGCGTACACCAATTGGTGCTTATTTAGGAGGGGTAAAAACGGTTCCTACAGGAGAACTGGGAGCGGTTGCGCTCAAAGAGGCTATTAAACGAGCTGGCTTAACGAGTGAAGAGATAGATGAAGTCATTGCTGGTCAAGCAATGGGAACACAAGAGGAAAGCAATATTGGACGCGTAATAGGGTTGAAGGCTGGCTTGAGACATCAATCGACGGGAATGACGGTAAATCGCATTTGTGGTTCGGGCATTCAGTCTGCTATTTCAGCAGTTCAAGAATTGATGACGATGGATGTTAATTTCATTGCAGCTGGAGGAGTTGAAAGTTTGTCTCGCTCAGAATATTATTTGCCACTCGAATCGAGATGGGAAGGCTTTAAAGCTGGAAACTTTAATATTATTGATGCAAACTTAGCACTTCATATGCATGCTCAACCCAACGCTCAATACCCTGAAGTTCATCACATGGGAGACACTGCAGAAAAAATTGCTGAAATGTATACAATTACTAGAGAAGAACAAGATACTTATGCAATGGATAGTCAACGCAAAGCTGCTCAAGCAATTGAAAGTGGGCGTCTTGCTCAAGAGATCATTCCGGTTGAAGTAAAAGGGCGCAAAGGCAGTATAACTGTCATTGATGCAGATGAACATCCGAGACCAGGAACAAATATGGAGAGCTTAGCTAGATTAAAACCTGCTTTCCGTAAAGATGGTAAGGGTACAATCACTGCTGGGAATGCTTCTGGATTAAATGATGGGGCAGCTTTTGAAATTTTCACTAAAGCTTCTGTTGCAAAAGAGCGCGGATTAGATGTAATGGCTAAAATCGTTGATTTTGCAGTAGCTGGGTGTGACCCAAATGTAATGGGATTAGGTCCTGTTTATGCAATCAATAAAGTTTTGGCACAGAATAATTTGACACTTGAAGATATCGATATTTTAGAAATTAATGAAGCTTTTTCCGCTCAAATACTGGGTTGTATGAAAGAATTAGGAATTGAACCCGGTTCAAAACTGTACAAACGATTGAATCCAAATGGTGGAGCTGTAGCGTTAGGTCATCCTTTAGGAATGTCTGGGGCACGTATCATTACTTCACTTTGTTATGAATTTAAAAACCACCCTGAAAAAAAATATGCCATTGCATCAGCTTGTATTGGTGGCGGTCAAGGAATCGCATTATTATTAGAGAATGGATCTGTTTAA
- the trmL gene encoding tRNA (uridine(34)/cytosine(34)/5-carboxymethylaminomethyluridine(34)-2'-O)-methyltransferase TrmL, producing the protein MTNHIALFEPQIPANTGNIARTCAATNTHLHLIEPLGFQTDDKHLKRAGLDYWNEVHITYHKNLAAFMEVAQNGQLHLITKFGHRVYSDVDYATTEGDHYFLFGKETTGLPEEFMREHEEDCLRIPMNDEHVRSLNLSNTAAILIYEALRQQGFKDMELSHHYDNDKLD; encoded by the coding sequence ATGACAAACCATATTGCTTTATTTGAACCGCAGATACCTGCAAATACAGGAAACATAGCTCGAACATGTGCAGCAACAAATACACATTTGCATTTGATCGAACCTTTAGGATTTCAAACGGATGATAAACATCTAAAAAGAGCCGGATTGGATTATTGGAACGAAGTCCATATCACGTACCACAAAAATTTAGCAGCATTTATGGAAGTCGCACAAAATGGTCAACTACATTTGATCACAAAGTTTGGTCATCGTGTCTATAGTGACGTTGATTATGCAACTACTGAAGGTGACCATTATTTTCTTTTTGGCAAAGAAACGACTGGTTTACCAGAGGAATTTATGCGTGAACATGAAGAAGATTGTTTGCGTATTCCAATGAACGACGAGCATGTACGTTCATTGAATTTATCCAATACAGCGGCTATTTTGATTTATGAGGCTCTTCGTCAACAAGGGTTTAAGGATATGGAATTATCGCATCATTACGACAACGACAAACTGGATTAA
- the queG gene encoding tRNA epoxyqueuosine(34) reductase QueG yields the protein MVGEATSLKEKIIEESKRIGIDKIGFTTADPFNELEEKLEKQQELGHHSGFEHKVIKERIYPELIFENPRSIISIALAYPTKMDAPPPRVKGERRGEFARASWGTDYHDVLRDKMDQLIAYIRREAGEVATYKPMVDTGELIDVAVAQRAGLGFIGRNGLLITEEFGSYVYLAEIITNLDFSVDTPVPFGCGDCTRCVDACPTGALLGDGRINAKQCLSYQTQTKGMMEEPFRRKMGHVIYGCDICQIVCPYNKGKNAHFHPEMEPDPESVMPKLKPLLTISNRNFKEQFGHMSGSWRGKKPLQRNAIIALGNYRDKSALPDLLRCIDEDVRPVIRGTAAWSIAKIVSARDELVIEFLEETLTKEEDKEAYYEIQQAIETIKSKREKKR from the coding sequence ATGGTTGGAGAAGCAACTTCATTAAAAGAAAAAATTATTGAAGAAAGTAAACGAATTGGAATAGATAAAATTGGATTTACAACCGCCGATCCATTTAATGAACTAGAAGAAAAATTAGAGAAACAACAAGAACTTGGGCATCATTCTGGTTTTGAACATAAAGTGATCAAAGAACGGATTTACCCTGAATTGATATTTGAAAATCCACGTTCGATTATTTCAATTGCTTTAGCTTATCCTACAAAAATGGATGCTCCACCACCTAGGGTGAAGGGAGAACGTCGTGGAGAATTTGCACGAGCTTCTTGGGGAACCGACTATCATGATGTCTTACGGGATAAAATGGATCAATTAATTGCATATATCCGCCGTGAAGCTGGAGAAGTAGCTACGTATAAACCCATGGTAGACACTGGAGAACTGATAGATGTAGCTGTTGCACAGCGTGCAGGGTTAGGGTTTATCGGAAGAAACGGCTTACTGATTACCGAAGAATTTGGTTCCTATGTTTACTTAGCCGAAATTATTACGAATCTTGATTTTTCAGTAGATACTCCTGTCCCTTTTGGATGCGGAGATTGTACGCGTTGTGTGGATGCTTGCCCTACCGGAGCGTTACTAGGGGATGGACGAATTAATGCTAAACAATGTCTCTCATACCAAACCCAGACAAAAGGGATGATGGAAGAACCATTCAGGCGGAAAATGGGACATGTTATTTATGGATGTGACATTTGTCAAATTGTCTGTCCTTATAATAAAGGGAAAAATGCCCATTTCCATCCTGAGATGGAACCAGATCCTGAGAGTGTTATGCCAAAACTCAAACCACTGCTGACTATCAGCAATAGGAATTTTAAAGAACAATTTGGCCATATGTCCGGTTCTTGGCGTGGGAAAAAACCACTCCAACGTAATGCCATTATCGCACTAGGCAACTACCGAGACAAATCAGCTTTACCAGATCTATTGCGCTGCATTGATGAAGATGTTCGACCTGTAATCCGAGGAACAGCGGCTTGGTCAATAGCAAAAATTGTTTCTGCTAGAGATGAATTGGTCATTGAATTTCTAGAAGAAACTTTAACGAAAGAAGAAGACAAAGAAGCCTATTATGAAATACAACAGGCTATTGAAACGATTAAAAGTAAAAGAGAGAAAAAAAGATAA
- a CDS encoding methyltransferase domain-containing protein produces MKKIETAALFMKEHSELFQCPICEEEISKIEGNSLSCVNGHLFDISKKGTLYFLLKGTKNEYDKEMLSSRFNIATAGLFHPLLDELYPSIAEKEKGHTLDVGCGEGSQLDYLTELGLKGQKIGFDISKDAIQLAATHFSSAFWCVADLAQSPFATQQYDTILNIFSPSNYKEFDRLLKKGGQVIKVVPEKEYLIELRQLLYRDQEEKQTYSNEVVIAKFKEHFPSMEIKKIKYSFDLTPSLFADLMKMTPLSWGASLTSKEYAMDHPLKKVTIDICVLIGQK; encoded by the coding sequence ATGAAGAAAATAGAAACAGCAGCATTATTTATGAAAGAACATAGTGAGCTGTTCCAGTGTCCAATTTGTGAAGAAGAAATTAGCAAAATAGAAGGAAATAGTTTAAGTTGTGTAAATGGACATCTTTTTGATATTTCGAAAAAGGGTACGCTTTATTTCTTATTAAAAGGAACAAAAAATGAGTATGATAAAGAAATGTTATCTTCACGATTTAACATTGCAACTGCAGGCTTATTTCATCCCTTATTAGATGAACTTTATCCAAGCATTGCTGAAAAAGAAAAAGGGCATACTTTAGATGTTGGTTGTGGAGAAGGTTCACAACTAGATTATTTAACAGAGTTAGGGTTAAAGGGCCAAAAGATTGGCTTTGATATCTCTAAAGATGCCATTCAATTAGCAGCTACTCATTTTTCTAGTGCCTTTTGGTGCGTTGCGGATTTAGCACAATCACCGTTTGCTACACAACAGTATGATACGATACTAAATATTTTTTCACCTTCAAATTACAAAGAATTTGATCGTCTTTTAAAAAAAGGCGGCCAAGTGATTAAAGTGGTTCCTGAAAAAGAATATTTAATTGAATTAAGACAATTACTTTACCGTGATCAAGAAGAAAAACAAACTTATTCAAATGAGGTCGTTATCGCGAAGTTTAAAGAACATTTTCCATCAATGGAAATAAAAAAAATCAAGTATTCATTTGATTTAACACCATCATTATTTGCAGACCTAATGAAGATGACACCATTAAGTTGGGGTGCAAGTCTAACTTCTAAAGAATATGCCATGGATCATCCATTAAAAAAAGTCACCATTGATATTTGTGTCTTAATTGGACAAAAATAA
- a CDS encoding DUF2188 domain-containing protein, which yields MPWDMNDYPVSLKNFDPLLRKKTIEIANALLANGYEDDRAIPIAISQAKSWMEDASKDEKDAFHKEKNPNKKDQHDTSSANPKLLDNPVEVFYEDDHWVVKTKEAKRASDTFDKKSDAVDRATEIAANKDSEVIIYKKDGTRQQ from the coding sequence ATGCCATGGGATATGAACGATTACCCTGTTTCATTAAAAAATTTTGACCCACTATTACGAAAAAAAACGATTGAAATTGCTAACGCTCTTTTAGCTAATGGATATGAAGATGACCGTGCTATTCCAATTGCAATTTCACAAGCTAAATCGTGGATGGAGGATGCTTCTAAAGATGAAAAAGACGCTTTTCATAAAGAAAAAAACCCTAATAAAAAGGATCAGCACGATACCTCAAGTGCTAATCCCAAGTTACTAGATAATCCTGTTGAAGTTTTTTATGAAGACGATCATTGGGTCGTAAAAACCAAAGAAGCCAAACGAGCTAGCGATACATTTGATAAAAAGAGTGATGCAGTAGATCGTGCTACTGAAATTGCTGCAAATAAGGACTCTGAAGTCATTATTTATAAAAAAGATGGTACTCGACAACAGTAA
- a CDS encoding YtxH domain-containing protein codes for MSKGTFLFGAVIGGAAAYVAAYLFAPKSGEEYQLELRDKAEMLKESSSDYMSIAKERGGDFKAIATDAAVGLKTDMQLVSKQLAEQLKMDSQILKADLKDIKDGVPGSKENLKANLSEAVNEAKYTAVSLKDQVSQTTSEAKDISIAVVDEAKMEIDEAKVENNTVDTF; via the coding sequence ATGTCAAAAGGAACATTTTTATTTGGAGCAGTAATAGGGGGAGCGGCGGCATATGTAGCAGCTTACTTATTTGCACCTAAATCTGGAGAAGAGTATCAATTAGAGCTGAGAGATAAGGCAGAAATGCTTAAAGAATCTTCTAGCGATTATATGTCCATTGCTAAAGAACGTGGCGGAGATTTTAAAGCCATTGCAACCGATGCGGCAGTTGGTTTGAAAACAGATATGCAATTGGTTTCAAAACAATTAGCAGAACAACTTAAAATGGACTCTCAAATCCTAAAAGCGGATTTGAAAGATATTAAGGATGGCGTACCAGGAAGCAAAGAAAATTTAAAAGCTAATTTAAGTGAAGCTGTAAACGAAGCAAAATATACAGCTGTAAGTTTGAAAGATCAAGTCAGTCAAACAACTTCAGAAGCAAAAGATATTTCAATAGCGGTTGTTGATGAAGCAAAAATGGAAATTGATGAAGCTAAAGTTGAAAATAATACAGTAGATACTTTTTAA